One stretch of Halichoerus grypus chromosome 8, mHalGry1.hap1.1, whole genome shotgun sequence DNA includes these proteins:
- the ISLR2 gene encoding immunoglobulin superfamily containing leucine-rich repeat protein 2: MVPLRALWLAWALLGVAGACPEPCACVDKYAHQFADCAYKELREVPEGLPANVTTLSLSANKITVLRRGAFADVTQVTSLWLAHNEVRTVEPGALAVLSQLKNLDLSHNLISSFPWSDLRNLSALQLLKMNHNRLGSLPRDALGALPDLRSLRINNNRLRTLAPGTFDALSALSHLQLYHNPFHCGCSLVWLQAWAASTRVSLPEPDSIACASPPALQGVPVHRLPALSCVPPSVRLSAEPPPEAPGSPWPAGLALRLHCVAEGHPTPRLQWRLQIPGGTIVLEPPVLSGEDNGDGAEDGEEEGDGDGPTQTEAPTPTPAPAWPAPPANPRFVALTNGSLLVPLLSAKEAGVYTCRAHNELGANSTSLRVAVAAAGPPKHAPGAGGDSEGQAPTSERKSTAKGRGNSVLPSKPEGKIKGQGLARVSALGETEAGPEEEEAGEGEEAEDQVSADPVEEQRCGHGDPSRYVSNHAFNQSAELKQHVFELGVIALDVAEREARVQLTPLAARWGSGPGGAAGAGRPGRRPLRLLYLCPAGGGAAVQWSRVEEGVNAYWFRGLRPGTNYSVCLALAGEACHVQVVFATKKELPSLLVIVAVSVFLLVLATVPLLGAACCHLLAKHPGKPYRLILRPQAPDPMEKRIAADFDPRASYLESEKSYPAGGEADVVEPEEAPGEGLDEDAEQGDPGGDLQREESLAACSLAESQSKANQEEFEAGSEYSDRLPLGAEAVNIAQEINGNYRQTAG; the protein is encoded by the coding sequence ATGGTGCCCTTGCGGGCTCTGTGGCTGGCCTGGGCTCTGCTAGGAGTGGCGGGAGCGTGCCCAGAGCCGTGCGCCTGCGTGGACAAGTACGCGCACCAGTTCGCCGACTGCGCGTACAAGGAGTTGCGCGAGGTGCCGGAAGGACTGCCGGCCAACGTGACCACGCTTAGTCTGTCGGCCAACAAGATCACCGTGCTGCGGCGTGGGGCCTTCGCCGACGTCACGCAGGTCACGTCGCTGTGGCTGGCGCACAATGAGGTGCGCACCGTGGAGCCGGGCGCCCTAGCGGTGCTGAGCCAGCTCAAGAACCTCGATCTGAGCCACAACCTCATATCCAGCTTTCCGTGGAGCGACCTTCGTAACCTGAGCGCGCTGCAGCTGCTCAAGATGAACCACAATCGTTTGGGCTCGCTGCCCCGGGACGCTCTCGGTGCGCTGCCCGACCTGCGCTCCCTGCGCATCAACAACAACCGCCTGCGCACGCTGGCTCCTGGCACCTTCGACGCGTTAAGCGCGCTGTCACATCTGCAACTCTATCACAACCCCTTCCACTGCGGCTGCAGCCTTGTGTGGCTGCAGGCCTGGGCCGCAAGCACCAGGGTCTCCTTACCGGAGCCCGACTCCATCGCGTGCGCCTCGCCGCCCGCGCTGCAAGGGGTGCCGGTGCACCGCCTGCCCGCCCTGTCCTGTGTACCGCCCAGCGTGCGTCTGAGTGCTGAGCCGCCGCCTGAGGCTCCGGGCAGCCCCTGGCCCGCCGGCCTGGCGCTCAGGCTACACTGCGTCGCCGAAGGACACCCCACACCCCGCCTGCAGTGGCGACTTCAGATCCCGGGCGGCACCATAGTCTTAGAGCCTCCCGTCCTGAGCGGGGAGGACAACGGGGATGGGGCGGAAGacggggaggaggaaggagatggggacGGGCCCACGCAGACGGAGGCCCCAACCCCGACTCCAGCACCCGCTTGGCCCGCGCCCCCAGCCAACCCGCGCTTCGTGGCCCTCACAAACGGTTCCCTGTTGGTGCCCCTCCTGAGTGCCAAGGAAGCAGGCGTCTACACCTGCCGTGCCCACAATGAGCTGGGCGCCAACTCCACGTCACTGCGCGTGGCAGTGGCGGCCGCTGGGCCCCCAAAGCACGCTCCTGGCGCTGGCGGAGACTCTGAAGGGCAGGCCCCTACTTCTGAGCGCAAGTCCACAGCCAAAGGCCGGGGCAACAGCGTTCTACCCTCCAAGCCCGAGGGCAAAATCAAAGGCCAAGGCCTGGCCCGGGTGAGCGCCCTCGGGGAGACGGAGGCGgggccggaggaggaggaggcaggtgagggagaggaagcagaagacCAGGTCTCTGCGGATCCGGTGGAGGAGCAACGCTGTGGCCACGGGGACCCCTCGCGGTACGTGTCCAACCACGCCTTCAACCAGAGCGCCGAGCTCAAGCAGCACGTCTTTGAGCTGGGTGTCATCGCGCTGGACGTGGCGGAGCGCGAGGCTCGGGTGCAGCTGACGCCGCTGGCGGCGCGCTGGGGATCCGGGcccggcggggcggcgggggccggGCGGCCCGGGCGGCGGCCGCTGCGCCTGCTCTATCTGTGCCCTGCGGGGGGTGGCGCGGCAGTGCAGTGGTCGCGCGTGGAGGAGGGCGTCAACGCCTATTGGTTCCGCGGCCTGCGGCCCGGCACTAACTACTCAGTGTGTCTGGCGCTGGCCGGCGAGGCCTGCCACGTGCAAGTGGTGTTTGCCACCAAGAAGGAATTGCCCTCGCTGCTGGTTATCGTGGCGGTGAGCGTGTTCCTCCTGGTGCTGGCCACCGTGCCCCTGCTGGGCGCCGCCTGCTGCCATCTTTTGGCCAAACACCCGGGTAAGCCTTATCGTCTTATACTGCGGCCGCAGGCCCCTGACCCCATGGAGAAACGCATCGCCGCCGACTTCGACCCGCGTGCCTCCTACCTCGAGTCCGAGAAAAGCTACCCGGCAGGCGGCGAGGCAGACGTCGTGGAGCCAGAGGAGGCTCCCGGGGAGGGCCTCGACGAAGACGCGGAGCAGGGGGACCCAGGTGGGGACctgcagagggaggagagtctgGCGGCCTGCTCGCTGGCGGAGTCCCAGTCCAAGGCCAACCAAGAGGAGTTCGAGGCGGGCTCTGAGTACAGTGATCGGCTGCCCCTGGGCGCCGAGGCGGTCAACATCGCCCAGGAAATTAATGGCAATTACAGGCAGACGGCAGGCTGA